One part of the Drosophila teissieri strain GT53w chromosome 3R, Prin_Dtei_1.1, whole genome shotgun sequence genome encodes these proteins:
- the LOC122620800 gene encoding solute carrier family 25 member 40, whose protein sequence is MSKEDSGASSAEANPAESEISMSRGPRPRSFSGGGGGGGSGGAGGTGGSSGTSGGGNLRPVRSPREDDAIDRATNSNSAHRKLLSDPRFRIRPLQQVISACTGAMITACFMTPLDVIKTRMQSQQSPAHKCFFYSNGLMDHLFASGPNGPELASLRPRPQFSSSWDALMKISRHEGVAALWSGLGPTLVSALPSTIIYFVAYEQFKARYLQMYERHYSNSLEPRQHENRETKRSLPSVVPMMSGVTARICAVTVVSPIELVRTKMQAQRQTYAQMLQFVRSVVALQGVWGLWRGLRPTILRDVPFSGIYWPIYESLKQSLGHSSQPSFSLSFVAGVLAGTVAAIVTTPFDVVKTHEQIEFGERVIFTDSPARDFGKKSTFSRLTGIYRIHGVRGLFAGCGPRLLKVAPACAIMISTFEYSKSFFFHYNVRHHNEALLLDNPKATPVKDDAIE, encoded by the exons ATGTCGAAGGAGGACTCTGGCGCATCCAGTGCGGAGGCGAATCCAGCTGAATCGGAGATTTCGATGAGTCGTGGACCCCGCCCTAGGTCCTTTagcggcggtggaggcggtggcggctCAGGTGGAGCGGGTGGAACAGGTGGAAGTAGTGGTACCTCCGGCGGTGGCAACCTCAGGCCCGTAAGAAGCCCGCGGGAAGACGACGCCATCGACCGTGCAACGAATTCGAATTCGGCTCACCGAAAACTGCTGAGCGATCCGCGCTTCCGGATCCGGCCGCTGCAACAGGTGATCTCGGCCTGCACGGGGGCCATGATCACGGCCTGCTTCATGACGCCCCTGGATGTGATTAAGACCCGCATGCAGTCGCAGCAGTCGCCGGCCCACAAGTGCTTCTTCTACTCGAACGGGCTGATGGACCACCTCTTTGCAAGTGGACCCAATGGCCCCGAGTTGGCCAGCCTGAGGCCAAGACCGCAGTTTTCCAGCTCCTGGGATGCTCTGATGAAGATCAGCCGGCACGAAGGAGTGGCCGCTCTGTGGTCCGGCCTGGGGCCCACCCTCGTCTCCGCCCTGCCCTCCACCATAATCTACTTCGTGGCTTATGAGCAGTTCAAGGCCAGATACCTCCAGATGTACGAGCGCCACTATAGCAATTCTCTGGAGCCCCGGCAACATGAAAACAG GGAAACCAAGAGGAGTCTTCCGTCGGTGGTACCCATGATGTCCGGGGTGACTGCCCGCATTTGTGCAGTTACGGTGGTGAGTCCCATCGAGCTGGTGCGAACCAAGATGCAAGCCCAGCGGCAGACCTACGCACAGATGCTGCAGTTCGTCCGGAGTGTGGTGGCTCTGCAGGGGGTTTGGGGCTTGTGGCGGGGCCTGCGGCCCACGATCCTCAGGGACGTTCCTTTTTCCGGGATTTACTGGCCCATCTACGAGAGCCTGAAGCAGAGTCTTGGCCATAGCTCACAGCCCTCGTTCAGTCTCAGTTTCGTGGCAGGTGTGCTGGCGGGAACAGTGGCGGCCATTGTGACCACTCCGTTCGACGTGGTCAAGACGCACGAGCAGATTGAGTTTGGAGAAAGGGTCATCTTCACGGACTCGCCGGCGAGGGATTTCGGAAAGAAGTCGACATTCAGCAGACTGACAGGCATTTACAGGATACACGGCGTTAGGGGACTCTTCGCAGGATGCGGACCCAGGCTTCTGAAGGTGGCACCTGCCTGCGCCATTATGATCTCCACCTTCGAGTACAGCAAGTCCTTCTTCTTCCATTACAACGTGAGGCATCATAACGAGGCCCTGCTCCTGGACAACCCGAAAGCCACGCCGGTCAAAGATGATGCCATTGAGTAG
- the LOC122620587 gene encoding beta-ureidopropionase, producing MSTFELKNLNDCLEKHLPPDELKEVKRILYGVEEDQTLELPTSAKDIAEQNGFDIKGYRFTAREEQTRKCRIVRVGAIQNSIVIPTTAPIEKQREAIWNKVKAMIKAAAEAGCNIICTQEAWTMPFAFCTREKFPWCEFAEEAENGPTTKMLADLAKAYNMVIIHSILERDVEHGETIWNTAVVISNSGRYLGKHRKNHIPRVGDFNESTYYMEGNTGHPVFETEFGKLAVNICYGRHHPQNWMMFGLNGAEIVFNPSATIGRLSEPLWGIEARNAAIANSYFTVPINRVGTEQFPNEYTSGDGNKAHKEFGPFYGSSYVAAPDGSRTPSLSRDKDGLLVVELDLNLCRQVKDFWGFRMTQRVPLYAESFKKASEHDFKPQIIKDT from the exons ATGTCTACATTTGAACTAAAAAATTTGAACGATTGCTTGGAAAAGCATTTACCCCCCGATGAACTAAAAGAGGTGAAGCGAATTTTGTACGGTGTTGAAGAAGA tcAAACGCTTGAGCTACCCACAAGCGCGAAAGATATTGCTGAACAAAATGGATTCGACATCAAGGGCTATCGGTTTACGGCGCGAGAGGAGCAAACTCGCAAGTGCAGGATAGTCAGAGTGGGCGCCATACAGAACTCTATCGTAATCCCTACTACCGCTCCCATTGAAAAGCAACGAGAAGCCATCTGGAACAAGGTAAAGGCCATGATCAAGGCGGCAGCGGAGGCCGGATGCAACATTATTTGCACCCAAGAAGCGTGGA CCATGCCCTTTGCCTTCTGCACTCGGGAGAAGTTTCCTTGGTGTGAGTTTGCCGAAGAAGCCGAAAACGGTCCCACCACCAAGATGCTCGCAGATCTAGCCAAGGCTTACAACATGGTTATCATCCACTCGATCCTGGAGCGCGATGTAGAGCACGGCGAGACCATCTGGAACACTGCAGTGGTCATCTCGAACAGTGGTCGCTACCTGGGCAAGCACCGCAAGAACCACATTCCCCGGGTGGGTGACTTCAATGAGTCCACTTACTACATGGAGGGAAACACCGGACACCCGGTCTTCGAGACGGAGTTCGGCAAGCTGGCTGTAAACATATGCTACGGACGCCATCACCCACAGAACTGGATGATGTTTGGTCTGAATGGAGCCGAAATAGTCTTCAATCCCTCGGCTACGATCGGTCGGCTATCAGAGCCACTGTGGGGCATTGAGGCACGTAATGCTGCCATCGCCAATAGCTACTTCACGGTTCCGATTAATCGCGTGGGAACTGAGCAGTTCCCGAACGAGTACACATCTGGGGATGGTAACAAGGCGCATAAGGAGTTTGGCCCCTTCTACGGATCTTCTTATGTCGCTGCTCCTGACGGCTCAAGAACACCG AGCTTATCGCGGGACAAAGATGGCTTGCTTGTGGTTGAACTTGATCTGAACCTGTGTCGCCAGGTGAAGGACTTCTGGGGCTTCCGCATGACCCAAAGAGTTCCGCTGTATGCGGAGTCTTTCAAAAAGGCTTCGGAGCATGACTTTAAGCCGCAGATCATCAAGGACACATAA
- the LOC122621500 gene encoding uncharacterized protein LOC122621500 isoform X1 — MGRLPFDLLIFSSILLIQCQANALDNTTKNGLDPNRERGGNKANSPFVSRFQRTCSTQECKEKEFNDMLDSILSSETTTENEPTKAPPKMAPHTPRPPYKVRRRRNGHILHDIVSWVERTKRAIFAFG; from the exons ATGGGGAGGTTGCCTTTCGATCTTCTGATTTTTTCCTCTATATTGTTAATTCAATGCCAAGCAAACGCTCTGGATAACACAACAAAGAACGGTTTAGATCCCAACAGGGAAAGAG GAGGTAATAAGGCGAATTCCCCATTCGTTTCCAGGTTTCAGCGAACATGTTCAACTCAAG AATGTAAGGAAAAGGAATTTAATGATATGCTTGACTCCATTCTAAGTTCGGAAACAACTACGGAGAATGAACCGACAAAGGCTCCACCGAAGATGGCTCCACATACACCACGTCCTCCCTACAAGGTTCGACGAAGGAGAAACGGACACATTCTTCATGACATTGTATCATGGGTTGAAAGAACAAAGAGggcaatatttgcatttgggtAA
- the LOC122621500 gene encoding uncharacterized protein LOC122621500 isoform X2: MGRLPFDLLIFSSILLIQCQANALDNTTKNGLDPNRERGKYLVQVSANMFNSRM, translated from the exons ATGGGGAGGTTGCCTTTCGATCTTCTGATTTTTTCCTCTATATTGTTAATTCAATGCCAAGCAAACGCTCTGGATAACACAACAAAGAACGGTTTAGATCCCAACAGGGAAAGAGGTAAATATTTAGTGCAG GTTTCAGCGAACATGTTCAACTCAAG AATGTAA